One segment of Halomonas sp. TD01 DNA contains the following:
- a CDS encoding M18 family aminopeptidase, with protein MSEAFNADRVTRLCDFLHQSPTPWHATRCMAERLEQAGFVRLEETTNWQLKPGKRYYVTRNDSSVIAFQLPAEKLTSLRMLGAHTDSPGLRLKPNATQYAAGWLQLGVQVYGGVLLAPWFDRDLGLAGRVHVRHADGHLESVLLNIDRPIAMVPSLAIHLDRDVNAGRVINPQTQMSPVVMQSDSAQLSDLLADWLEEQHGLRAVEVVDFELGFYDVQPPSLVGLRQELVASARLDNLLSCFVGLEALLECDASQGALLVANDHEEVGSASACGAQGPFLGDVLKRLNAQVGGATEESLIQLIQSSLMISCDNAHALHPNFQDKHDERHGPAINGGPVIKVNANQRYATNSVTGALFRDVCREADVPVQSFVTRSDMGCGSTIGPITATEVGVPTIDVGLPQWAMHSVRETAGTRDVDYLTRALTVFLNRSELR; from the coding sequence ATGTCCGAAGCTTTCAACGCGGATCGTGTAACGCGACTATGTGATTTTCTGCACCAGTCGCCCACGCCTTGGCATGCGACTCGCTGCATGGCGGAGCGTTTGGAGCAGGCGGGCTTTGTGCGCCTTGAGGAAACGACTAACTGGCAGCTTAAGCCGGGTAAGCGCTATTACGTGACGCGCAATGATTCGTCAGTGATTGCATTTCAGCTGCCTGCTGAGAAATTAACCAGCCTGCGTATGCTGGGTGCGCATACGGATAGCCCGGGGCTGCGTTTAAAGCCCAACGCCACCCAGTATGCAGCGGGATGGTTGCAGTTAGGGGTGCAGGTTTATGGTGGTGTGCTGTTAGCCCCGTGGTTTGATCGTGACCTGGGGTTGGCAGGGCGTGTGCATGTACGTCATGCAGATGGCCATTTAGAAAGTGTGCTGTTAAATATAGACCGACCAATCGCCATGGTGCCTAGTTTGGCGATTCATTTAGACCGCGATGTGAATGCTGGGCGCGTTATTAACCCGCAGACGCAAATGTCGCCCGTTGTGATGCAGAGTGATAGCGCGCAGCTTAGTGACTTATTGGCTGATTGGCTGGAAGAGCAGCATGGCCTACGTGCTGTGGAAGTCGTCGACTTTGAGTTGGGGTTTTATGACGTACAACCGCCATCATTGGTAGGGCTGCGTCAGGAGTTGGTCGCCAGTGCGCGGTTAGACAACTTATTGTCATGTTTTGTAGGGCTTGAGGCGTTGCTTGAATGTGATGCTAGCCAAGGAGCTCTGTTAGTCGCCAATGATCATGAAGAGGTGGGTAGTGCCAGTGCATGTGGTGCTCAGGGGCCCTTCTTGGGTGATGTGCTGAAGCGTTTAAATGCTCAAGTGGGTGGTGCTACTGAAGAGTCGCTGATTCAGCTGATTCAGTCATCACTAATGATTTCTTGCGACAATGCCCATGCTTTACACCCCAATTTCCAGGACAAGCACGACGAGCGTCATGGTCCTGCTATTAATGGTGGTCCAGTTATCAAGGTGAATGCCAATCAGCGCTATGCAACAAACAGTGTAACGGGGGCGCTGTTTCGGGATGTATGCCGTGAGGCGGATGTTCCCGTGCAGTCGTTTGTTACCCGCTCAGATATGGGCTGTGGTAGTACTATTGGGCCGATTACCGCTACTGAAGTGGGCGTGCCTACGATTGACGTGGGGCTTCCTCAGTGGGCAATGCATTCTGTTCGTGAAACAGCCGGCACCCGAGATGTTGATTATTTGACTCGGGCGTTGACGGTGTTTTTGAACCGTTCTGAGTTGCGTTGA
- the pth gene encoding aminoacyl-tRNA hydrolase, translating to MSQVTAIIGLGNPGAEYDATRHNAGFWLVDAIARSAHTELRPEKKFLGLYAKARVGDHELHLLNPTTFMNRSGAAVAALAQFFKLTPDNLLVAHDELDLPPGQARYKTGGGHGGHNGLRDIISALGNQKQFHRARIGIGHPGEAHQVVNYVLGRPGKAEREAIESALDECLATLPLALSGDWAKAMNRLHSVK from the coding sequence ATGAGCCAGGTAACGGCCATTATTGGCCTGGGCAACCCCGGTGCAGAATACGATGCAACTCGCCACAATGCGGGCTTTTGGCTGGTAGACGCCATTGCACGCAGTGCACATACAGAACTTCGCCCGGAAAAGAAGTTTTTGGGCCTGTACGCCAAAGCACGTGTTGGCGACCATGAACTGCACCTTCTCAACCCCACTACTTTTATGAATCGTAGCGGCGCTGCCGTCGCGGCGCTTGCACAGTTTTTCAAACTAACGCCTGACAATCTACTAGTCGCCCATGATGAGCTAGACCTTCCGCCAGGACAGGCACGCTATAAGACCGGCGGTGGACATGGCGGTCATAACGGCCTGCGAGACATCATTAGCGCTTTAGGCAATCAGAAACAGTTCCACCGAGCAAGAATTGGCATTGGCCACCCTGGTGAGGCACACCAGGTCGTTAATTATGTCCTTGGCCGCCCCGGCAAAGCCGAACGGGAAGCCATTGAAAGCGCATTAGATGAGTGCCTAGCGACACTGCCACTTGCACTCTCAGGCGACTGGGCTAAAGCAATGAACCGCCTTCATAGCGTAAAATAG
- a CDS encoding 50S ribosomal protein L25/general stress protein Ctc yields the protein MSDFILKASVRNDLGKGASRRLRRANQQVPAVVYGGEKGAQSISVEKTAFYKAIEDESFFSSVIKLVIDGTEEQVVVRDLQRHPFKPLLTHADFLRVDATHEITMNVPLHVVGEEKCVGIKDQGGELHTLANEVAISCLPKDLPDFLEVDISNVELGTTLHLSDLTLPAGVTSVDLSHGEEHDNAILSITKVKVRGGDDEESEGESEEEPSAE from the coding sequence ATGTCTGATTTTATCCTGAAAGCCAGCGTTCGTAACGACCTGGGGAAAGGTGCGAGCCGCCGCCTGCGTCGTGCGAACCAACAAGTACCGGCCGTTGTTTATGGCGGTGAAAAAGGCGCTCAGTCTATCTCTGTAGAAAAAACTGCTTTCTACAAAGCGATTGAAGACGAGTCCTTCTTCTCTTCGGTGATCAAACTGGTCATCGACGGTACTGAAGAGCAAGTGGTTGTTCGTGACCTACAGCGTCACCCGTTCAAACCGCTGCTAACTCACGCTGACTTCTTGCGTGTTGATGCCACTCACGAAATCACCATGAACGTGCCGCTGCACGTCGTTGGTGAAGAGAAGTGTGTAGGCATTAAAGACCAAGGTGGCGAACTGCACACCCTGGCCAACGAAGTCGCCATCAGCTGCTTGCCGAAAGATCTTCCGGACTTCCTGGAAGTTGACATCAGCAACGTTGAGCTGGGCACCACCCTTCACCTGTCTGACCTGACCTTGCCTGCGGGCGTCACGTCTGTTGATCTGTCACACGGTGAAGAGCACGACAACGCCATCCTAAGCATCACCAAAGTAAAAGTACGTGGCGGTGATGACGAAGAGAGCGAAGGTGAAAGCGAAGAAGAGCCCAGCGCTGAGTAA
- a CDS encoding metalloregulator ArsR/SmtB family transcription factor: MGKAASLHALQVFKCLSDETRLMLVLLIAREQSLCVCEMTYALEESQPKVSRHLAQLRQCGLLIDQREGQWVYYRLSPQLPGWAQEIIDAGAEGSAVRIQALAQRLAKMGDRPARRAALC, encoded by the coding sequence GTGGGAAAAGCTGCTAGCCTGCATGCACTGCAGGTATTCAAGTGCCTAAGTGACGAAACGCGGTTAATGCTAGTGCTGTTGATTGCTAGAGAGCAATCTCTGTGTGTATGTGAGATGACCTATGCGCTAGAAGAGTCGCAGCCTAAAGTGTCGCGACATTTGGCCCAGTTGCGCCAGTGTGGGTTGCTTATCGATCAGCGGGAAGGGCAGTGGGTTTACTATCGTTTGTCGCCTCAGCTGCCTGGGTGGGCGCAAGAGATTATTGATGCTGGTGCCGAAGGCAGTGCAGTGCGTATTCAAGCGCTGGCTCAGCGGCTAGCGAAAATGGGTGACCGACCGGCACGGCGGGCCGCGTTATGTTAA
- the ychF gene encoding redox-regulated ATPase YchF, whose translation MGFNCGIVGLPNVGKSTLFNALTKSGIDAENFPFCTIEPNVGIVPMPDPRLDKLAEIVKPQKVLPTTMEFVDIAGLVAGASKGEGLGNKFLANIRETQAIAHVVRCFDNDNVIHVANQVDPRADIETINLELALADLDTVEKASQRLVRSVKGGDKDATATKAILDRIQPHLAEGMPLRSFGLDEDEKRQVKSFGFLTLKPTMYIANVNEDGFENNPYLDIVNEIAAEEGAAVVPVCNQLEAEIAELDDEERSMFLAEMGMEEPGLDRVIRAGYALLGLQTYFTAGVKEVRAWTVKEGASAPEAAGVIHTDFQKGFIRAEVVAYEDFVSLNGEQGAKDAGKWRLEGKDYIVKDGDVIHFRFNV comes from the coding sequence ATGGGCTTTAACTGCGGTATCGTCGGTCTACCCAATGTAGGCAAATCCACGCTTTTTAATGCGCTGACCAAATCTGGTATTGATGCAGAAAATTTCCCTTTCTGCACCATTGAGCCGAACGTAGGCATCGTTCCAATGCCTGACCCGCGACTTGATAAGCTTGCGGAGATCGTCAAGCCACAAAAAGTGCTGCCGACCACGATGGAGTTTGTCGATATCGCAGGCTTGGTCGCCGGGGCATCCAAAGGCGAAGGCTTGGGCAACAAGTTTTTGGCCAATATTCGCGAAACCCAAGCGATCGCCCATGTCGTACGCTGCTTTGATAACGACAACGTGATCCACGTTGCCAATCAGGTGGATCCCCGTGCGGATATTGAAACTATCAACTTGGAGCTGGCGCTTGCCGACCTAGATACCGTCGAAAAAGCCAGCCAGCGCCTTGTCCGCTCGGTGAAAGGCGGCGACAAAGATGCCACTGCCACCAAAGCGATTCTTGACCGCATCCAGCCACACCTCGCTGAAGGTATGCCGCTGCGTAGTTTTGGTCTTGATGAAGACGAAAAACGCCAAGTTAAGAGCTTCGGCTTCTTAACGCTCAAGCCCACGATGTACATTGCCAACGTTAATGAAGATGGGTTCGAGAATAATCCTTACCTGGACATCGTTAACGAGATTGCGGCGGAAGAAGGTGCAGCAGTGGTGCCGGTATGCAACCAGCTAGAAGCCGAGATCGCCGAGCTAGATGACGAAGAGCGCAGCATGTTCCTAGCCGAAATGGGCATGGAAGAGCCCGGACTTGATCGCGTTATTCGCGCAGGCTATGCCCTGCTTGGCCTACAAACGTATTTCACCGCTGGCGTTAAAGAAGTGCGCGCTTGGACAGTGAAAGAAGGTGCCAGCGCTCCGGAAGCTGCGGGCGTGATTCACACCGATTTCCAAAAAGGTTTTATCCGCGCCGAAGTGGTTGCTTACGAAGACTTTGTCTCACTCAATGGCGAGCAAGGGGCTAAAGACGCTGGCAAATGGCGCCTAGAAGGCAAGGATTACATCGTTAAAGATGGCGATGTAATCCATTTCCGTTTTAACGTCTGA
- a CDS encoding carboxy terminal-processing peptidase — MSLFATFSRSVALAVMLVITSPAALAQLEPTDEQRQAAVEIADSLRYGHYADINFDEQWSAEAFQRYLDILDGQRSYLLHRDIEPYRHLERDMAEALFDGDLDDAFALYNRLSERHTARLEWLLERLNEGLSFEFDSDERLEVDREEAPWATRESELDELWRKRLKNDALTLALTDQDDEQIEDNLRQRYEGQLSRLRQSESEDVFGLIMAAVSSTIDPHTGYLSPRQSESFDIQMSLSLEGIGALLQADGEYVKVSSLVPGGPADRAGVLEPADRIIAVGQEEGDMVNVVGMRLDNVVDLIRGPKGSVVRLDVVPAQAVDMTRSQIVEITRDTVSLEDQAAHSEVINIERDGKPHRIGVIDVPTFYVDFDAWQAGEEEYRSTTRDVAREIESLKKEGVEGIVLDLRNNGGGALQEANSLIGLFIDRGPTVQVRDAQGRIQLYGDTEAGTIYDGPLTVLVNRLSASASEIFAGAIQDYGRGIVVGTPTFGKGTVQTLNDLSHGQIKLTRAKFYRISGDSTQNRGVEPDIIFPSLIDPERIGESSLDNALAWDTVQNVQYRRYGSPENALAALTSQHQERAKENPNFRYLERQSTLARQLREQHTSVSLNREQRQRELEAQEAEQLSLENQRRRALNLPELDEWMDARSDNSQPEGSETDAANEDDKDEDMPADRAHVLEAAEILLDYAHLQGSQRMVKR, encoded by the coding sequence ATGAGCTTGTTTGCAACGTTTTCGCGCTCGGTCGCCCTTGCTGTGATGCTGGTAATTACCAGCCCAGCAGCGCTGGCGCAACTTGAGCCGACCGACGAACAACGCCAAGCGGCAGTGGAAATAGCGGATTCACTTCGCTATGGGCATTATGCTGATATTAATTTCGACGAGCAGTGGTCAGCGGAAGCTTTCCAACGCTATCTAGACATTTTGGACGGCCAGCGCTCCTACCTATTGCACCGCGATATAGAGCCTTACCGTCATTTAGAGCGCGATATGGCAGAAGCGCTTTTTGATGGTGATCTTGACGATGCGTTTGCACTTTATAATCGCCTTAGCGAGCGCCACACAGCACGCCTTGAGTGGTTGTTAGAGCGTCTTAATGAAGGGCTCTCATTTGAATTCGATAGCGATGAGCGCTTAGAAGTCGACCGCGAAGAAGCCCCATGGGCAACCCGCGAAAGTGAATTAGACGAACTATGGCGCAAACGGCTCAAAAACGATGCGCTAACGCTTGCCCTAACCGACCAAGATGACGAGCAGATAGAAGATAATTTGCGCCAACGCTACGAAGGACAGCTCTCTCGCTTGCGCCAGTCTGAGTCTGAAGACGTCTTCGGGCTAATCATGGCGGCAGTATCTAGCACTATCGACCCTCACACCGGCTACCTCTCCCCTCGTCAGAGCGAATCATTTGATATTCAAATGAGCCTTTCACTCGAGGGTATCGGTGCACTACTTCAAGCCGACGGGGAATACGTCAAAGTCTCCAGCCTAGTACCCGGCGGCCCTGCCGATCGTGCGGGCGTGCTTGAACCCGCTGACCGAATCATCGCCGTGGGCCAAGAAGAAGGCGACATGGTCAATGTGGTAGGCATGCGCCTAGACAATGTCGTTGACCTAATTCGTGGCCCTAAAGGCTCCGTCGTACGCCTGGACGTGGTACCCGCCCAAGCAGTGGATATGACCCGCTCACAAATTGTTGAAATTACCCGCGATACCGTCAGCCTCGAAGACCAAGCAGCGCATAGTGAAGTAATTAACATTGAGCGAGACGGCAAACCTCATCGCATCGGCGTGATTGACGTTCCGACGTTTTACGTCGACTTTGACGCTTGGCAGGCAGGTGAGGAAGAGTACCGCAGCACCACCCGCGACGTCGCCCGAGAAATTGAAAGCCTTAAGAAAGAAGGCGTTGAAGGCATCGTTCTGGATCTTCGCAACAACGGCGGCGGCGCACTTCAAGAAGCCAACTCTTTGATAGGCTTGTTTATCGACCGGGGCCCAACCGTTCAGGTTCGTGATGCCCAAGGGCGCATCCAGCTTTATGGCGACACCGAAGCAGGCACGATTTACGATGGCCCACTGACCGTACTGGTTAACCGCCTTTCCGCCTCAGCATCGGAAATTTTTGCCGGTGCTATTCAAGATTATGGCCGCGGCATTGTGGTAGGCACCCCCACCTTTGGCAAAGGCACCGTGCAAACTCTGAACGATCTTAGCCATGGTCAAATCAAGCTTACCCGCGCCAAGTTCTACCGTATTTCAGGTGACAGCACCCAAAATCGCGGCGTTGAACCCGACATTATTTTTCCCAGCCTGATTGACCCAGAGCGCATTGGCGAAAGCAGCCTAGATAATGCGCTCGCTTGGGATACCGTACAGAACGTTCAATACCGCCGCTATGGCTCCCCTGAGAACGCACTCGCTGCACTAACTTCTCAACACCAAGAACGTGCCAAGGAGAATCCTAACTTCCGCTACTTAGAGCGCCAGTCCACCTTGGCCCGCCAACTGCGCGAACAGCACACCAGCGTTAGCCTGAACCGCGAACAGCGCCAACGGGAGCTAGAAGCTCAAGAAGCCGAGCAGCTTTCACTTGAAAACCAACGTCGTCGCGCCTTAAACCTGCCAGAGCTAGACGAGTGGATGGACGCGCGCAGTGATAACTCACAGCCTGAAGGCAGTGAAACAGACGCTGCCAACGAGGATGATAAGGATGAAGACATGCCAGCTGATCGCGCCCATGTACTAGAAGCCGCCGAAATCTTACTCGACTATGCTCATCTTCAGGGCTCACAGCGGATGGTTAAGCGTTAA
- the ispE gene encoding 4-(cytidine 5'-diphospho)-2-C-methyl-D-erythritol kinase — MPATTPALTLPAPAKLNRMLHIVGRRQDGYHELQTLFQLIDLCDYLTFTPRNDSAVTLSNALSGVAHDDNLIVRAAHLLQQTSGTHQGVSVAIEKHLPMGGGLGGGSSNAATTLVGLNHLWQLGLSNATLAELGLTLGADVPVFVHGHSAWAEGVGEKLTSVMLDTPWFVVIHPGVSVSTPAIFQDPELTRDSLPITMARALQGGAPEWRNDCEAIVKKRYPPIAEALDWLTQHAPSRLTGTGACLFAAFDSQQAAQAVAHMAGQHWHSWVARGLNTSPLQDALGR; from the coding sequence ATGCCAGCAACAACACCGGCGTTGACACTGCCTGCACCCGCTAAGCTAAACCGTATGCTGCATATCGTAGGCCGTCGCCAAGACGGCTATCACGAGTTGCAAACGCTGTTCCAGCTTATCGATTTGTGCGATTACCTTACTTTCACGCCGCGCAATGACAGCGCTGTTACTCTTTCCAATGCTCTCAGTGGCGTTGCCCACGACGACAATTTAATTGTGCGGGCCGCACACCTATTGCAACAGACAAGCGGCACCCACCAAGGGGTCTCAGTTGCCATCGAAAAGCACCTGCCGATGGGGGGCGGCCTTGGCGGAGGAAGCTCTAATGCAGCGACCACCCTGGTCGGTTTGAATCATTTATGGCAGCTAGGTCTAAGCAATGCGACGCTTGCGGAACTGGGGCTAACACTGGGAGCTGATGTTCCGGTGTTTGTTCACGGTCACAGCGCTTGGGCGGAAGGGGTCGGCGAAAAACTTACTTCTGTCATGCTAGACACCCCCTGGTTCGTGGTAATCCATCCAGGCGTTAGCGTCTCAACACCAGCAATCTTCCAAGACCCAGAATTGACACGCGACAGCCTCCCCATTACTATGGCGCGCGCACTGCAGGGGGGAGCGCCGGAGTGGCGTAACGACTGCGAAGCTATCGTCAAAAAACGCTATCCGCCAATTGCGGAAGCATTGGACTGGCTCACGCAGCATGCACCTAGTCGGTTGACCGGTACCGGCGCCTGTTTGTTTGCGGCTTTCGATTCACAACAAGCCGCGCAAGCCGTCGCACATATGGCAGGTCAACATTGGCATTCATGGGTAGCGCGCGGACTCAACACCTCTCCCCTACAAGATGCTCTGGGCCGCTGA
- a CDS encoding PhoH family protein, producing MSQPSPQANRIITLSLEPNDPQRLASLCGQQDEHLKLIESRLDVTLRNRGNVFQLAGAANRIKAAANVLEHLYRETAAEELEADTVHLFLQESGLEALEEEDDSDISSDDVIMRTPRTMIKPRGLNQQRYVQSIREHDINFGIGPAGTGKTYLAVAAAVEALNQQEVRRILLVRPAVEAGEKLGFLPGDLAQKIDPYLRPLYDALYEMIGFEQVAKLIERQVIEIAPLAYMRGRTLNNSYIILDESQNTTPEQMKMFLTRIGFGSTAVITGDITQVDLPRGQRSGLSQVLDVLKETPGIGVTHFAAKDVVRHPLVQRIIEAYDEFESQQEVQERARREARQQEREARMQALERAGEAPR from the coding sequence TTGAGCCAGCCATCACCTCAGGCCAATCGCATTATCACCCTAAGCCTTGAACCCAATGACCCGCAGCGGCTAGCCAGCCTATGCGGCCAACAGGACGAGCACCTAAAGCTGATTGAAAGCCGCCTGGACGTGACCTTGCGCAATCGCGGCAATGTGTTTCAGCTGGCCGGTGCCGCCAACCGGATCAAAGCTGCTGCTAACGTGCTTGAGCACCTTTACCGTGAAACTGCGGCAGAAGAGCTTGAAGCAGACACGGTACACTTATTCCTTCAGGAATCTGGCTTAGAAGCGCTAGAAGAAGAGGATGATAGCGACATCAGCAGCGATGACGTGATTATGCGTACACCGCGCACCATGATTAAGCCTCGCGGCCTTAATCAGCAGCGCTACGTACAAAGCATTCGCGAACACGATATCAATTTTGGTATTGGGCCTGCCGGTACGGGAAAAACATACTTAGCGGTTGCCGCGGCGGTAGAAGCGCTAAATCAGCAGGAAGTGCGCCGTATTCTTTTGGTGCGCCCAGCGGTAGAGGCAGGCGAAAAGCTAGGCTTCCTACCTGGCGATCTTGCCCAGAAAATCGATCCTTACCTGCGCCCGCTCTACGACGCACTGTACGAGATGATCGGCTTCGAACAGGTCGCCAAGCTCATTGAGCGTCAGGTGATCGAGATTGCCCCCCTGGCCTATATGCGCGGGCGCACTCTGAATAACTCCTACATCATTCTGGACGAAAGCCAAAACACCACGCCGGAGCAGATGAAAATGTTCCTGACGCGGATTGGCTTTGGCTCAACGGCGGTAATTACCGGCGATATTACCCAGGTAGACCTGCCACGCGGGCAGCGTTCAGGCCTTTCACAGGTGCTGGATGTTCTTAAGGAAACTCCCGGCATCGGCGTGACCCACTTTGCTGCGAAAGACGTCGTGCGTCACCCGCTGGTTCAGCGGATCATCGAAGCCTATGACGAGTTTGAGTCGCAGCAGGAAGTGCAAGAGCGTGCGCGCCGTGAAGCTCGCCAGCAGGAGCGCGAGGCTCGTATGCAAGCGCTTGAACGCGCAGGAGAGGCACCACGATGA
- a CDS encoding ribose-phosphate pyrophosphokinase, with the protein MSKLMVFTGNANPELAQKIAESLDSRMGNATVGQFSDGEIAVEINENVRGKDVFILQSTCAPTNDNLMELILMVDALRRASAARITAVVPYFGYARQDRRVRSARVPISAKVVADMMVKAGVDRVMTMDLHADQIQGFFDVPVDNVYGSPILLDDIERQNYDDLVVVSPDVGGVVRARAIAKQLNADLAIIDKRRPQANQAQVMHIIGEIEGRTCVVVDDMIDTAGTLCKAGEALKDHGAARVVAYATHPILSGPAVDNITNSVLDEVVVTDTIPLSDTARRSGKIRQLSVAGLIAEAIRRVSNEESVSAMFH; encoded by the coding sequence GTGTCAAAATTGATGGTTTTCACCGGGAATGCCAATCCCGAACTCGCTCAAAAGATTGCCGAGAGCTTAGACAGCCGTATGGGTAATGCTACGGTCGGTCAATTTAGCGACGGCGAAATAGCGGTCGAGATCAATGAGAACGTGCGTGGTAAGGATGTGTTCATCCTGCAATCCACCTGTGCCCCCACGAACGATAACCTGATGGAACTGATCCTGATGGTCGACGCCCTGCGTCGCGCCTCAGCTGCCCGTATTACGGCAGTCGTTCCCTATTTTGGCTATGCACGCCAGGATCGTCGTGTCCGCTCTGCCCGCGTTCCCATCTCAGCAAAAGTTGTCGCTGATATGATGGTAAAAGCAGGTGTTGATCGCGTCATGACGATGGACCTGCACGCTGACCAAATTCAAGGTTTCTTCGACGTACCGGTTGATAACGTTTACGGCTCGCCCATTTTGCTGGACGACATCGAGCGCCAGAACTATGACGATCTCGTTGTGGTTTCCCCTGATGTTGGCGGCGTTGTTCGCGCTCGTGCTATCGCCAAACAGCTGAACGCTGATCTTGCCATTATCGATAAACGTCGCCCCCAGGCCAATCAAGCCCAGGTAATGCACATTATCGGTGAGATCGAAGGCCGCACCTGCGTGGTTGTCGATGACATGATTGATACCGCTGGCACGCTCTGTAAAGCCGGCGAAGCGCTGAAAGATCACGGCGCAGCCCGCGTTGTCGCTTATGCAACACACCCGATATTGTCTGGCCCTGCGGTCGACAATATCACCAACTCGGTGCTGGACGAGGTTGTCGTGACCGACACCATTCCGCTTTCCGACACTGCCCGTCGTAGCGGAAAAATTCGCCAGCTGAGCGTTGCTGGACTCATCGCGGAAGCCATTCGCCGGGTCAGCAACGAAGAATCCGTTAGCGCGATGTTCCATTAA
- the miaB gene encoding tRNA (N6-isopentenyl adenosine(37)-C2)-methylthiotransferase MiaB, with amino-acid sequence MAKKLFIKTHGCQMNEYDSSRMADLLGESHQLELTDNEKEADVILLNTCSIREKAQDKVFHQLGRWKKLKDANPDLVIGVGGCVASQEGEALRKRAPFVDMIFGPQTLHRVPKMLDARNNNQIAAVDVTFPEIEKFDHLPQPKSDGATAFVSIMEGCSKYCTFCVVPYTRGEEVSRPFESVIDEVIHLADQGVREINLLGQNVNAYRGENDDGDEIDLAELIACVAAVDGIDRVRFTTSHPVEFTDSLVDAFADIPELVSHLHLPVQSGSDRILSAMKRGHTAEEYIEKMERIRANRPDISFSSDFIIGFPGETEEDFEATMDLIHRIGFDHSFSFVYSARPGTPASGLPDETPESVKKQRLAILQERILQQAAQISRRMVGTTQRVLVSGFSPRDPGQLSGRTENNRVVNFRAANPTELIGYFVDVEITEALPNSLRGDLASPERY; translated from the coding sequence ATGGCGAAGAAGCTCTTTATCAAAACGCACGGCTGCCAAATGAACGAGTACGACTCCTCGCGTATGGCAGATCTGCTCGGCGAATCTCACCAGCTGGAATTGACCGATAACGAAAAAGAAGCTGACGTTATCTTGTTGAACACCTGCTCTATTCGCGAAAAGGCGCAGGACAAGGTGTTTCATCAATTGGGTCGCTGGAAAAAGCTAAAAGACGCTAACCCCGACCTAGTGATCGGTGTTGGCGGCTGCGTAGCAAGCCAAGAAGGTGAAGCGCTGCGCAAGCGCGCGCCCTTTGTCGATATGATTTTTGGCCCGCAAACGCTTCACCGCGTGCCCAAAATGCTGGACGCGCGCAATAACAATCAGATCGCGGCTGTCGATGTCACTTTCCCAGAAATCGAAAAGTTCGATCATCTACCGCAGCCGAAATCTGATGGCGCAACCGCCTTTGTTTCTATCATGGAAGGCTGTTCGAAATACTGCACGTTCTGTGTCGTGCCCTATACGCGTGGCGAAGAAGTTTCCCGCCCCTTTGAGTCGGTTATCGATGAAGTTATTCACTTAGCCGATCAAGGGGTACGCGAAATTAACCTGCTTGGCCAAAACGTGAACGCTTATCGCGGTGAAAATGACGATGGCGATGAGATCGACCTTGCCGAGCTAATCGCCTGTGTCGCTGCGGTGGATGGCATTGATCGCGTGCGTTTTACGACCTCTCACCCGGTGGAGTTCACTGATAGCCTAGTAGATGCTTTTGCCGATATTCCAGAATTGGTGAGTCATTTACACCTACCGGTACAGTCAGGCTCTGATCGTATTTTAAGTGCGATGAAGCGCGGCCATACCGCAGAAGAGTATATCGAGAAGATGGAGCGTATCCGCGCCAACCGCCCGGATATTAGCTTTTCTTCTGATTTTATTATCGGCTTCCCTGGCGAAACCGAAGAGGACTTCGAAGCGACGATGGATCTGATTCACCGTATCGGCTTTGATCACTCATTCAGCTTTGTTTACTCAGCACGCCCGGGCACCCCAGCCTCTGGCCTGCCGGACGAAACACCGGAAAGTGTCAAAAAGCAGCGCCTCGCCATTTTGCAGGAGCGGATCCTGCAGCAGGCAGCGCAGATCAGCCGACGCATGGTCGGCACTACCCAGCGAGTTCTGGTATCCGGTTTCTCACCGCGAGACCCGGGCCAACTCTCAGGGCGCACCGAAAATAACCGCGTGGTTAATTTCCGTGCGGCCAACCCAACAGAACTGATCGGCTACTTTGTAGACGTGGAGATTACCGAAGCGCTGCCCAACTCGTTGCGTGGCGATCTCGCTTCTCCAGAGCGTTATTAA